In Nothobranchius furzeri strain GRZ-AD chromosome 19, NfurGRZ-RIMD1, whole genome shotgun sequence, the following are encoded in one genomic region:
- the LOC107394583 gene encoding oocyte zinc finger protein XlCOF6, which yields MSKKRSAKKRLKTSIEKELAEAAREIFRLLQERSQAELEELRMLVMKRITAAVELIFNAFEASRSVERGSLKHLEPQTADRGMNRRKLRLKKLLPGNSSRSKSKLNQPAASPDDATEEEEEEEDEDNVAEEQSHGCRVCGKSFDSEVVLIKHVEDHAKENECRCGVCGKHLDSSDNLTLHLQTHSSRSKTCHVCGKKFHSIRAQETHLKLHAGEKLFNCHLCGKSFSKKANMLTLLKSQTAENALTCTACSEELSNSNSLEHCKSDHNKAVPFSCKDCGKDFPTSPELEQHIEIPKSDKQLIEGSKQSPTPPHSCKVCRNSFHSKGNLLRHTETHFKDSDFRCGVCGEQSESAESVQLHIQSHRETNRVCEICGIKFKDMDTHMRRHTGQKPFRCKDCGKDFSRKGSLEKHMKMHSGERPYICEFCGKTFIENSVLKRHIKSHVGGKPRIYPCDVCGKKFTMNQHLDVHKRIHTGEKPFTCRVCNKSFRQIGNLDSHKRIHTGEKPFICSLCGKRFCQKISLERHERFHKKDKTFMCQLCSKGFVQNTDLKRHMRTHTGEKPFSCHLCEKSYQEKRSLYSHMKIHTEEQAAKDSAVMSVPKQQGDILPDFIQL from the exons ATGTCCAAAAAACGGTCCGCAAAGAAAAGGTTAAAGACCTCAATCGAAAAAGAGTTAGCAGAAGCTGCTCGGGAGATTTTCAGGCTGCTGCAGGAGCGCAGCCAAgcagagctggaggagctgcggaTGCTGGTGATGAAGAGAATCACCGCGGCCGTGGAGCTCATCTTCAACGCGTTTGAAGCAAGCAGATCGGTCGAAAGAGGGTCGCTGAAGCATCTTGAGCCTCAGACAGCGGATCGTGGAATGAACCGGAGAA AGTTGAGATTGAAGAAGCTCCTTCCTGGTAACTCTTCAAGGTCAAAGTCCAAACTGAACCAACCAGCAGCCTCTCCAGATGATGcaacagaagaggaggaggaggaagaagatgagGATAATGTCGCTGAGGAACAATCTCATGGCTGCAGGGTGTGTGGAAAGTCCTTTGACAGTGAagttgttctaataaaacatgtagAGGATCACGCAAAGGAGAATGAGTGCCGGTGTGGTGTGTGCGGCAAACATTTGGACTCCAGTGATAATCTGACACTACACCTGCAGACTCACAGCAGCAGAAGCAAGACCTGCCATGTCTGTGGTAAGAAGTTCCACTCAATCCGAGCTCAAGAAACACACTTGAAGCTCCACGCAGGTGAGAAACTCTTTAACTGTCACCTCTGTGGAAAGAGCTTCAGCAAAAAGGCTAACATGCTGACCCTCCTAAAGTCCCAAACAGCAGAAAATGCATTAACATGCACCGCTTGCTCCGAAGAGCTCAGTAACTCCAACTCACTGGAGCATTGCAAAAGCGACCACAACAAAGCGGTGCCTTTCAGCTGCAAGGACTGTGGGAAAGACTTTCCAACAAGTCCTGAACTGGAGCAGCATATCGAGATTCCCAAATCCGACAAGCAGTTAATCGAAGGGAGCAAACAGAGTCCGACTCCTCCTCACTCCTGCAAGGTCTGCAGGAATTCTTTTCACAGCAAAGGTAACTTATTGCGCCACACGGAGACACAtttcaaggattctgactttcgtTGTGGTGTTTGTGGTGAGCAATCCGAGTCTGCGGAGAGCGTTCAACTTCACATCCAGAGTCACAGAGAAACTAATAGAGTATGTGAAATCTGTGGCATCAAGTTCAAGGACATGGACACGCACATGAGGAGACACACGGGACAGAAACCCTTCAGATGCAAAGACTGTGGTAAGGATTTCTCAAGGAAGGGCTCTTTGGAGAAACATATGAAGATGCACTCTGGAGAGAGACCATACATCTGCGAGTTCTGTGGAAAGACTTTTATTGAAAACAGTGTTCTAAAAAGACACATTAAGAGCCACGTGGGGGGAAAGCCCAGAATTTACCCCTGTGATGTCTGCGGTAAGAAGTTCACCATGAACCAACATCTGGATGTGCACAAGAGGATCCACACGGGGGAGAAGCCGTTCACCTGCAGGGTCTGCAACAAGAGCTTCAGGCAGATCGGCAACCTGGACTCTCACAAGAGGATCCACACGGGCGAGAAGCCGTTCATCTGCAGTCTCTGCGGGAAAAGGTTCTGCCAGAAGATCTCACTGGAGAGACACGAGAGGTTCCACAAGAAAGACAAAACGTTCATGTGCCAGCTCTGCAGCAAGGGCTTTGTCCAGAACACTGACCTAAAGAGACACATGCGGACACACACTGGGGAGAAACCCTTCAGCTGCCATTTGTGTGAGAAGAGCTATCAGGAGAAGCGCTCGCTGTACTCGCACATGAAGATCCACACAGAAGAGCAGGCTGCCAAAGACTCGGCTGTGATGTCCGTCCCAAAGCAACAAGGGGACATTCTTCCTGACTTCATCCAGCTGTGA
- the LOC107394479 gene encoding RNA/RNP complex-1-interacting phosphatase, with protein sequence KHQLGVEICHIREVVQVRRKKKGLPKRWLDYCPVGQRIPGTRFIAFKVPLKPSVTFQGPKSHSFDLWDLLDSVERQNQELGLIIDLTFTTKYYKLSDVPQSCCYIKILIEGHRVPSDAAILSFKRAVRQFLKENENNDKLIGVHCTHGLNRTGYLVCRYLIDVDGLRPAAALELFNSYRGHCIERKNYLDDLLRGTKRSNTDIDKPETSARRGLAMQKLSQGAKSEGQRPETVTAVQTSQCSENNSAKNKQTNEKQSSKRRKRRPKRPSKVDQKSCDRSGVDGLPSSPRLLSMMEQE encoded by the coding sequence AAACATCAACTGGGAGTAGAAATCTGCCACATTAGAGAAGTTGTGCaggtgagaagaaaaaaaaagggttTACCAAAGAGGTGGCTGGATTATTGCCCTGTTGGACAGAGGATACCAGGAACCAGATTTATTGCATTCAAAGTGCCTTTAAAACCATCAGTTACCTTTCAGGGTCCCAAGTCCCACTCTTTTGACTTGTGGGATTTGTTGGATTCTGTGGAACGTCAGAACCAGGAGCTGGGTCTGATCATTGATCTTACCTTCACCACCAAGTACTACAAATTGTCAGATGTCCCACAGTCCTGTTGTTACATCAAGATCTTAATCGAGGGCCACAGAGTTCCATCTGACGCTGCCATCCTGAGCTTCAAACGAGCTGTGAGGCAATTCTTGAAGGAGAATGAAAACAACGACAAATTAATTGGAGTCCACTGTACCCACGGCCTGAACCGCACAGGGTACCTGGTCTGCAGATATCTGATAGACGTAGATGGACTCCGTCCTGCAGCTGCTCTGGAGCTCTTTAACTCCTACAGAGGCCATTGCATTGAGAGGAAAAACTACCTGGATGACCTGCTGAGAGGCACTAAGAGAAGCAACACTGACATAGATAAGCCAGAGACGAGTGCACGTAGAGGGCTTGCAATGCAGAAATTATCACAGGGAGCAAAATCAGAAGGGCAACGACCAGAGACTGTCACTGCAGTACAGACGAGTCAGTGTTCTGAGAATAACTCAGCGAAGAATAAACAAACTAATGAGAAACAATCATCTAAAAGACGCAAACGCAGACCCAAGCGACCCTCAAAGGTGGATCAAAAGTCCTGTGATCGATCTGGAGTGGATGGACTTCCATCCTCACCTCGACTCTTAAGCATGATGGAGCAGGAATAA